One Sandaracinaceae bacterium genomic window, AAAACGCGACCAAGCGACCGCTCCCCTGGCCCCCACGGGTTGCCGCGCGATGAGGGGGATGGATCAGATGAAGGACGGCTGGACCCCGCGGCCGGAGTTTGACGAATGAATAAGATCGTCCCCGAGGCTCGCCCCACGGGCCCAACGTCCGAACGGCGCCGCCGCAGCTAACGCAACCAGAACTGTCAGAGACCCTGGTTCGGGTATTGCCCCTACGCGGGTTCGGGTCTTGCCCCTACGGCAAGGTAGAGGAGCAGGAGGTCAAGGCGCACAAGTCATGGGCAGGGACCGTTGCTCTGCTTCGAAACGCCCGCGCTCATCCGTAGGCATGGATTGTCGTAGGTCACGCCGTCACACCCACACTCCGGCTGAGCGACGGGGCAGTCGTCGGGCAGCGGAAGGCAGCGACCCGGGCCAGCACACGTGCGTTCGGGGAACTCGCAGATGACGGCTCCCGGCATGCAGTCGGCGAGTGAGCTGCATCCGCCCGACCCGCCGTCGGTGCCAGCGTCGGACATGGCGCCGCCATCATTGCCAGCGTCGACCGGTTCCGGTGCGCCTGCGCCGCAAGCAACCAAGGCGAGGAGTGCGAGCAGGAGCGTGGCTCGTCTACAAGTCGTACGCACAGCGGAATCCAACGCGCCAGCTCCGACGGTTCGGCCCGCGCGCCTCGACGGGAGTGTCGGGCTCGGGCTCTGAGCGCCCGAAGAACAAGCGAGAAACGGTGGGGCTTCCGAGTATGCCTTGGTCGAGCGGGTAGCGGAAACCAGAGGGCTGGTCCTCGTCGCTCACGAACAGGATCTGGGCCAGCCAGAGCTCGATCTGATTCGTGATCGACCGCCAGTTCGCTCCAGCGACCACAAAGCCGTCGTCGCACGAAGCCCGCACCGGCGGGGCCGGCCGCACGAGCGGAGCATCGCCGGGATACACGGCCGGAAGGTCCCCGCGGCAATCGAGCAGGAATTCGCTGACGTTGCCCACGAGGTCGTCGAAGCCGCGCGGGCTGCGCCCGCTCGCGGCCATTCCCGGCGCCCGAGGGAGCGGGTCAGGGCCCGACCCGACGCCAACCGACGCGTAGTCCAGATACCAGTCTCCCCGGAGCCCGGGCCACGGGGGCGCGGTCTCCGGGGGAGGGCTATCACCCCAGGGGAAACGGGTGGTTGCCGAGGGGTTGCCAGGGGTCGTTCCTGCCTTCATCAGTTCCGCGGCGGTGGGCAACCGACCGCCTCGATCCTCGCAGTATGCGAAGGCGTCGGCCCGCGTGACGCACACGACCGGTGAAGTCTCGTGGTCGGCCTCCGGCACTCCCCCCGCGGTCCACCCCGACCGCTCGGGGACCAGATCGGACAGCACGTCCTGGTCGATCTCATGGTCGCGATAGCCGCACGTCAAGGGGGGTACGGCAGCCCCGACGCGGAGCGCAAACTCCAGGAACTCGGCCGACGTCACCTCGCGCCGGTCGAGCGCGTAGCTGTCGAGGTAGACCGAGACCGGCGGCACGGTCGGGAAGTCCTCGTCCGGCCCTTCCCGGAATACCTCGGTCGTATGCCACCTTCGAAGGTCGAACCAACCCCGCTCCACGCAGATCGCAGTGTCTGGCACGTCGGCTTCTGCGCAAGACGGACCGCGGGGCTCGACGGGGGGTAACCCGGAGCCATCCGTGCCCGCGTCCTCGACGCCGACGTCCGACGGACTGCCAGCGTCGTCTAGCGGCTGATGCGAGCAGTAGCACCCCGAAACCAGTAGTGAGAGGAGCGCGCAGGAGCTATGTTTCACGGTAGTCCACC contains:
- a CDS encoding SUMF1/EgtB/PvdO family nonheme iron enzyme encodes the protein MERGWFDLRRWHTTEVFREGPDEDFPTVPPVSVYLDSYALDRREVTSAEFLEFALRVGAAVPPLTCGYRDHEIDQDVLSDLVPERSGWTAGGVPEADHETSPVVCVTRADAFAYCEDRGGRLPTAAELMKAGTTPGNPSATTRFPWGDSPPPETAPPWPGLRGDWYLDYASVGVGSGPDPLPRAPGMAASGRSPRGFDDLVGNVSEFLLDCRGDLPAVYPGDAPLVRPAPPVRASCDDGFVVAGANWRSITNQIELWLAQILFVSDEDQPSGFRYPLDQGILGSPTVSRLFFGRSEPEPDTPVEARGPNRRSWRVGFRCAYDL